The Spiroplasma litorale nucleotide sequence GCTGAAAATAATACTTTAGCAATTGATTATGGTGATACAAAAAATTTACATGGCTTTAGTGAAAATATTTCATCATTCGAAGGTAGCCAAGTAATTTATGGATTATATGAAGACAATAAATATTTAGGTTTTAAAAAAAGTGTTTGATCAATTTTCTACCAACTTTTTGGTCTTGAATTTTATTTAAAAGAAAACATGGATTCTTTGGAAAGTCAAATATATTTTATGAGCGTTAAAGGTTATATGAACAATAGACTATTTGATATATTTATTTATAAATTAAATTATAAAGTTAAAATTATAAATGATGAAATAGAGTACTTTAATTTAAATAAAGTATATAAAAAAAGTATATCTATATATTAAAAATTCTAAATGGTATTTTTTCTATTTTAATTTTATTCCATAAAAAAAATGATATAATTACCATAATAGCAAAAGCTATAGGAGGAATATATGAAAAAATTATTAACTTTATTTGGAGCAATTGGTCTTATGTCATCAAGTGCAATCTTATCAGCAAATGTAGTTTCATGTGGAGATACAACTACTGAAGATAACTCAAAACCCTTAACTTATAAAGAAGGTAAAAAAGATTCTGACATTGTTGAATTATTAAAAAAAGAAGATACTAAAATTGGCACTGAAGGAAAACCTTTACAAACAGAAGCTTCAAAGTTAGCTTCAGATTATAAAGATACAACTAGCGAAGAATATGGTGGCATTCAAATTGAAGGTACAGTAATATCATCATTTTTAGGTACAGGCGGAAAGGCTTTCATTGATGAAGTAAATGAAATCTATAACGAAACTGGAGACCTTAAAATCGGTCAAGAAGGTACAAAATTGGTTGCATACCTAATGACAATAAAAGGAACTAAAGGTGAAAGTAAATTTAATTTAGCAGTTATAAAAGTTGAAATGGAAGCAAATGCAGAAACTGGAAAAATGTCAACAAAATTTTCAAAAGACTTTAAAATAGAAGTAACAATACCTGCAGAATAACATTTTATAAAATGGTTAAATAACCATTTTTTTTATTTAGAATAATTAACCTTAAACAATTTGTAAATTATTAATTTCAGGGTTTTGGTTTTTTATTTTTTTATTATATAAGTTTATTATATTTTGATTTTTAATGAGCTTAGATATATGTAAAATATTCCCAAACTCTACTAAAATTAAGTAATTGTTTATTTCATGGGCATCATTAGATATGTGACTTGCAATAATAATTGTTTTTTCTTCTTTTTTTATTGCCTTAATTATATTTACAAGTATATTTTTTAAATATAAATTCTCTTTTAAATTAATTTCTCTTTCTAAATTATGATCTAATTCTATTATCAATGTGCAAGCAATTATGACTTGTCTAGCTTGTTGAAATGTAAGGTTTTTAATTTTTTTTCTAGTATGTTTTTTAATATTCATATAACTTAATAAGTTTTTTAGTATTTTAATATTTTGTTTTTTATTAATATTATTAGAACATATTTGTTTAATGTACTTATTAACTTTCATATTTAAAGGCAGGATGTTATTGTTTAAATAATTATAGTTTATAAAATTATTTGAATTTTTATTTATATTAATAATTTTTTTATTTGCATTAATCTTAAGTTCATTAAAAATTGCTTTTGTGTTAGTTGTATATCCAGATTTGTTATTCCCTACAATTTCAATAATAGGTTTATTAGAAATATCATATTCTATGTCATATGAATCATATGATAATTGTTTTTTATTATTTTTTTTATGAAACTTAAATTTGTTTGTCATAATAGCACCTTTCTAAATCAATATAAAAAATAAAAGATAAACTTTTAATTTTTATATTAATTTTTTAAGTTATGTTCAATGAATTTAAAAAAATGAAGATTATCATTTATGTAAGATTTTCTTACATAAATATTATAATCAATATTTAAGTATAATATTTGTTTATTAAACATAGTGCAATTAATTTTATAAATTGAAATTAATTTCAACAGTATTTTTAATAAATATTTATATGTTTAAAGTTTGATAACTTTTTTTAAACTTAATATTTTTATATTTTAGTGTTATTGTATAGATCAATATTAGTGTTGTACCAATCAAAATAATAAAATTAATTGGACTTAAAGCTAAAAATACAATTATTAAAAATAATGATGATAGTGGGAATCATATGTTTGGTTTAATAAAATATAATAATGAGATGATCAAAGATATAAAGGAAACAAATATAAAAACATTAGCTAAAATGTAATTTATTAAGTTGTAATTATTTAAATGTATATTTACAATTTTTTTTATTATGAATAATATAGAGGTAAAAATTAGTAATGTGTTTGCTAAAGTTGTTTGAATTTTTAATCTTGTTTCAATATTTAAACCAATTAATCTTAAATGATTTAATATTGTTAATATTATAGTTATAAAAATCAAACCGCTAACTAAAATTTTTACTGCATTTATTTCACTATATATAATATTATTTAGAAATAAGTTAATTGTTATTCCTAAAAATAATATAAATATATAAGTATACAAAAACTTCTCAAATTTATTTTTATATAATAAAATCCAAAACATCAAACTAATAAATAAAATTATTGTTGCTATTCCATCGAATATAATATTTAATATATTGTTTTTCAAATATATCATTGGGTTAGATATACTAAAATAATTAATTATATGTAAAATACATCCAAAAAATATATTTACAGCAATACTCAATATAGATAACAACAATAACAAAAGAAGTAAATAAAAATTTTTATTTCTTAGTGTCATTAAATATGCCTTTCTGTTAAAAATATTTAGATTAATATTTTATTAATTAATTTAATTAATAAGGTAAGTTTGTACTTACATAAATATTATAATTTATACTTTTAGATATATTTATATTGATTTATTTTTAATTTTTATTTTTTAATATAAAATTTATTTTTATTAAATACTTAAAAAAAATAAAAAAATACACTTGCTTTAAGTGTATTTTTCTATTTTTTAAATTACTATTTTTCAATACCAGTAACTGTACCAGCACCAATTGTTCTTCCACCTTCTCTAATTGAGAATTTTGTACCTTGTTCAACAGCAATTGGTTTAATTAATTCAATAATTAATTCAACGTTGTCTCCAGGCATAACCATGTCTGTTCCTTGTGGTAAGTGAACTTCCCCAGTAACGTCTGTTGTACGGAAATAGAATTGTGGTCTATACTTGTTAAAGAATGGTTTGTGACGTCCACCTTCTTCTTGAGTTAAAGCATAAACTGATGCTACAAGTTTTGTATGAGGATTAATTGTTCCTGGTTTTGCAAGAACTTGTCCACGTTCGATATTGTTTCTATCAACACCTCTTAATAGTGCTCCAACATTATCTCCAGCTTCTGCATAGTCTAATAATTTTCTAAACATTTCTAATCCAGTAACAACAACTTTTTTTCTTTCTTCTACTAAACCAACGATTTCAACTTCATCATTAGTTTTAATAACTCCTCTTTCAACTCTACCAGTTGCAACAGTTCCACGTCCTGTAATTGTGAAAACGTCTTCAACAGGCATTAAGAAAGTTTTTTCTTTATCACGAACTGGTGTTGGGATATATGCATCAACTGCGTTCATTAGTTCTTCAACTTTTTCAACTCATTTTGCATCACCATTTAATGCTCCAAGAGCTGAACCATATATAACTGGTGCTCCATCTCCATCAAATTCGTATTGACTTAATAATTCTCTAACTTCCATTTCAACAAGTTCAATTAGTTCTTGATCATCAACCATGTCACATTTATTTAAAAATACAACGATTGCTGGAACTCCAACTTGTCTTGAAAGTAAGATGTGTTCTCTAGTTTGAGGCATAGGTCCATCAGTTGCAGCAACAACTAAGATAGCCCCATCCATTTGTGCAGCACCTGTAATCATGTTTTTAACATAATCGGCGTGACCTGGACAGTCTACGTGTGCGTAGTGTCTTTTATCTGTTTTATATTCAACGTGTGATGTATTAATTGTAATACCACGTTCTCTTTCTTCTGGTGCGTTATCAATATTTGCGTAATCTTTAAATTCAGCTCCACCTTTTGCTGCTAAAACTTTAGTAATTGCAGCAGTTAAAGTAGTTTTACCGTGGTCAACGTGACCAATTGTTCCGATATTAACGTGGGGTAAACTACGGTCGAATGCTTCTTTTGCCATAATATTCAATTCCTTTCATAATTAATTTTTTAAAATGTCATATTAATTTTAATTGATTTTGTATAAAATACAATAATATTTTATTTTAAGTTTTTATTATTTTTGAGACTTTTTAATTATCTCTTCTGAGATATTTTTTGGTGCTTCATTATAGTGACTAAACATCATTGTATAATTTCCACGACCTTGAGTAAATGATCTCAATTCAGTTGCATAACCAAACATTTCTGATAATGGTACTTTTGCTTTTACTGTTTGAGCATTACCTCTTTGTTCAGAACCTTCAATTAAACCACGTTTTGATGATATGTTACCCATAACATCTCCATAGTATTCATCTGGTACAGTTACTTCAACTGACATTATTGGTTCTAATAATACTGGGTTAACTTTTTTTGCAGCTTCTTTTAATGCTAATGAAGCTGCAATTTTATAAGCCATTTCACTTGAGTCAACATCATGATATGATCCATCAACAATTGTTGCTTTAACATCAATCATTGGGAATCCAGCAAGCACACCATTTTGTAATGCGTTTTCTAATCCAGATTTTGCAGCATTGATATATTCTTTTGAGATTTTACCCCCAACAATTTTATCAACTCACTCAAATCCTTTATCATGATTTGGTTCAAATTCAATCACAACGTGTCCATATTGACCACGTCCTCCTGATTGTTTTACATATTTACCTTCAACTTTTGCTGATTGTTTAATAGTTTCTCTATATGAAACCTGAGGTGCACCAACATTAGTTTCGACTTTAAACTCTCTTTTTAATCTGTCGACAATAATATCAAGGTGCAATTCACCCATACCAGCAATAATTGTTTGACCAGTTTCTTCATCTGTATATGTTCTAAATGTTGGATCTTCTTCTGATAATTTATTTAAAGAAATTCCTAATTTTTCTTGATCAGCTTTTGTTTTTGGTTCAAGAGCTAAGTGAATAACTGGTTCTGGGAAGATCATTGATTCAAGTATAATTGGATTTTTTTCATCAGATAATGTATCACCAGTTGTTGTATCTTTAAGACCAACAGCTGCTGCTATATCTCCAGCATACACTTCTTCAATTTCTTCTCTATTGTTTGCGTGCATTCTTAATAAACGTCCAACACGCTCTTTTTTATCTTTTGTAGCGTTTAATACATAACTACCTTTATTTAAAACTCCAGAATAAACTCTAAAGAATGTAAGTTTTCCTACAAATGGGTCAGTCATTATTTTAAATGCTAATGCAGAGAATGGTTCATCATCTGTTGAATGTCTTTCTGATTCTGTTCCATTTGGTAGTTCACCTTTAATTGATGGAACATCTAAAGGTGATGGTAAATATGCAACAACTGCATCTAATAATAATTTAACACCTTTATTTTTGAATGCAGATCCAGCTAAAACTGGGAAGAATTCAGCTGAGATAACACCTTTACGGATTGCTCTTTTTAGTTCATCGATTGTGATTTCTCCACCATCTAAGAATTTCATCATTAATTCTTCATCATATTCAACTGCAACTTCAACTAATTGAGCTCTTAATTCTTCTGCTTGTGCTTGTAATTCACTTGGTATATCAATTGGTTTTGCAATTTCTTCTGCAGCACCATCAAAGTGTCATGCTTTCATTTCAACTAAATCAATAATACCTGAAAAATTATCTTCAGCTCCAATTGGTAATTGTATTGGAGCAGCTTTAGCTCCTAATCTATCACCAATTGTTTTAACAGAGTAAATAAAGTCAGCCCCTGTTTTATCCATTTTATTTACAAAAACTATTCTTGGTACTCTATATGTTGTTGCTTGACGTCAAACTGTTTCAGTTTGTGGTTCAACACCACTTTGTCCGTCAAGAACAGCAACAGCACCATCTAATACTCTTAAAGATCTTTCAACTTCAACTGTGAAGTCAACGTGACCAGGAGTATCAATAATATTAAACCTATGGTCTGCTCAAAATGCAGTAGTTGCAGCAGATGTAATTGTTATACCACGTTCTTGTTCTTGTGCCATTCAGTCCATTTGTGATTCACCTTCGTGAGTTTCACCAATTTTATGAATTTTACCAGTGTGGAATAAAATACGTTCTGTTGTTGTAGTTTTACCCGCATCAATGTGAGCCATAATACCAAAGTTTCTTGTTTTATCTAAACTATATTCTCTTGGCATAAATGCTCCTCCTTAAAATTATCAACGATAATGAGCAAAAGCTTTATTTGCTTCAGCCATTTTATGAGTATCTTCACGTTTTTTAACTGATCCACCAACTCCATTTGATGCATCAATTATTTCGTTTGCTAATCTATCAATCATTTCTTTTTCGTTTCTAAGTCTTGCATAGTTTATTAATCATCTTAATGCAAGTGTTACTTTTCTTTCATTAGAAACTTCGATTGGAACTTGATAGTTAGCTCCCCCAATACGTCTAACTTTTAATTCTAAATGAGGTTTTATGTTTTCAATAGCTTTATTAAAAACTTCGATTGGACTTACCTTTGTTTTTTCTTGAATAATTTCAAAAGCTTTATATAAAATATGTTGAGCTGTTCCTCTTTTACCATCTAACATAATTTTATTAACGGCCTTAGTAACCAATTTTGAATTATAAATTGGATCAGGTAGTACGTCTCTTTTTTCTGCTTGATGTTTACGCATTGTATTTCTCCTTTCTAACTATTTTTTTTCTTTAGGTCTTTTAGCACCGTAAAGTGAACGACTTTGCATTCTTTTATTAACACCTGTTGTATCAAGTGTTCCTCTTATTATATGGTAACGAACCCCAGGTAAGTCTTTAACCCTTCCACCACGTATCAAAACAACACTATGTTCTTGTAAGTTGTGTCCTTCTCCAGGTATATATGCAGTAACTTCCATACCATTTGTTAATCTAACCCTTGCATATTTTCTTAGCGCAGAGTTAGGTTTTTTAGGGGTCATAGTCGCAACCCTTGTACATACTCCTCTTTTTTGAGGAGATGATAATTTAGTTACTTTTTTTAATAAAGTATTAACTCCTCTATTCAAAGCTGGAGCTTTAGTTTTTCAGGATTTAGCTTTTCTTGGTTTTCTAACTAATTGGTTAATTGTAGCCATTAAGTATCCTCCTTTCCACAATACCGAGTGTTTTCTATGTTACACAAAAGTAATTATATACTTGTTTTTAACAACTTTCTATATTTTTTTAAATATTGATTAAAATTATTCTCTAATTGTAATATTTTAAAATAAAGTATTTTCTTTTAAGAGTTTGTTATTAAACCAATGAAATATAACTTATAAATATAAAATATGGTTTAAAATTAAGATATATTGAAATAGTTTTTATGAGTTTTAAAAAACACATATTATGAGGTACTTATGAGAAAGTCCAGTATTGAAATATTAAGGTTTTTATGTGCGCTCGCAGTAGTTTTTTTTCATGTTGGTGGTATTAAAGAATTATGACCTACATGGTTATATGTAGTATTTGCACCAATTGCGGAGGTTCCTATACCAGTATTTATAATTATAACTGGTTATATGTCTTTTAATAATACAAAAAATAGAGGAGTGTACTATATAATAACATGTCTTTATTACTATTTACTTTTTTTAGGAGTAGAAACTCTTTTAAATATTGATAACAATAGCTTTGAGTTTAAATCAATTTTAAAAGGTGGATCAAGATGATGATACTTATGATCTATGATTCCAGTTTACATACTTGGTCCAATTTTTAATATAATTTCAAAAAGTTTGACTAAAAGACAGCTTTTATTTTTTATAGTTGTACTATTTATCATATTTTATTCTTTATCAAGAATAAAATATGATTTCCCGCCATCTGCTGGCAATGTTTTATATTTAAGTTGTGGCTATTTTGTAGGTACTTGATTAAAAAAACACGAAAATGACGTAAGTCTAAAAATTAGGTTAAATTGTTCATATGCATATATTTTATTAATGACACTTTGTGAAATAATAATCTTTGCAATTACTAATTATGTCGATGACTCACCAGTTGGTCCACACGTTCTAGTTTTAGCAATTGCAATATTTACTATATTTAACAACCTAAATATAAAGAATAAAAAAATATATAATTTTTTAGGAATGCTAGCACTACCTATTTATTTATTTCATTATTCATTTTTTGAAAAACTATTAAAATATTTATATCCTTTGATTAGTAATTTAAATAGCAATCTAATACTTTTAATTTTATTATTAAGCACTTCTTTAGTTATATTTATATTTTGCGCAATAATTATATACCCAATGAACTATGCAACTAAGTATACAAATAAACTTATGTTATTAATATATTTTAAAATAATTAATAAAAATAAAGCGATTAAAGCGATTGATCAAAAAAAATAATTCCACGATAGAATTATTTTTTTTACTTTTAATTTCTTTCAGACATACCTTTAACATCAAAGTAGTATTTTTATATTCATAACTATAACCATTTTTTGCATCAATATGAAAACGCTTATAATCTAAATTGTATGTTAGTGCTAAATTTCAAAAATGTGATTGATTCACTATGTACTCTAATTTTTGCATATTTTTTTCTTTATATATTTGAAAATATTGCTTTGTTCTCGTTGCATACAATGAGAATTACTTTTGTACAATTGGGTCTCCGTTTTCATTATATTCTACCGTTGTGTGTGTACAATTCATCAAAGAATATCGAATTTCATTCTGAATGTCCAGGATATGATTATTTTGAAACCATTTCAACATCTTTTCTTTTAAATCTCGAATAACTTCTTTATTTTCATCTAATAATTTCTTATTTTCGTTCATTTTTTACTTAATTCAAAATCACTATTATTGCTAGATTTTGTTTTTGAATCTTTTCTAAAGACAAAAACATTACTTGAAAGCAATGAATCATATATATAATTTTTAATAACTTTTTTATCTTCTTTGGAAACGTTTAAGTTTCTAAACATTTCTATAATATTATATAATAAAAAAAACTTTTTTGTTTTGTTCTAATTCATTTAATTTTAATCATAGAGCATGGTATTTAAATTTAATACTATCGTAGAATTTGAAAATAATTTTTATTGATTAATTGTAAAAAGAACTAATCTTTAATAATATATATAATAAAAAAAGCAAATATCATACATATTATTGGTATTTTTATTGTTGTATATTCTTTTTTAAAAAATATTTTTTTATAGTGTTGAATATTTAAAAATTTGCTTAAAAGATACATAAATTTAAAAGAGTTTATAAATAAAATAAATATATTTAAACTATATTTTAACCAAGTAAAAAGAAAATTTATATTAAACTAAAACTTAATAAAAAGGGTTTTCATTAAGTCTATTACATAAAATAAATGTTAATGTTTATATTTGGGTTTTATTATTAATGTACCATATAGTTTTTTTAAACTTTATTGATTGAATTTATATATTTTTT carries:
- the fusA gene encoding elongation factor G, yielding MPREYSLDKTRNFGIMAHIDAGKTTTTERILFHTGKIHKIGETHEGESQMDWMAQEQERGITITSAATTAFWADHRFNIIDTPGHVDFTVEVERSLRVLDGAVAVLDGQSGVEPQTETVWRQATTYRVPRIVFVNKMDKTGADFIYSVKTIGDRLGAKAAPIQLPIGAEDNFSGIIDLVEMKAWHFDGAAEEIAKPIDIPSELQAQAEELRAQLVEVAVEYDEELMMKFLDGGEITIDELKRAIRKGVISAEFFPVLAGSAFKNKGVKLLLDAVVAYLPSPLDVPSIKGELPNGTESERHSTDDEPFSALAFKIMTDPFVGKLTFFRVYSGVLNKGSYVLNATKDKKERVGRLLRMHANNREEIEEVYAGDIAAAVGLKDTTTGDTLSDEKNPIILESMIFPEPVIHLALEPKTKADQEKLGISLNKLSEEDPTFRTYTDEETGQTIIAGMGELHLDIIVDRLKREFKVETNVGAPQVSYRETIKQSAKVEGKYVKQSGGRGQYGHVVIEFEPNHDKGFEWVDKIVGGKISKEYINAAKSGLENALQNGVLAGFPMIDVKATIVDGSYHDVDSSEMAYKIAASLALKEAAKKVNPVLLEPIMSVEVTVPDEYYGDVMGNISSKRGLIEGSEQRGNAQTVKAKVPLSEMFGYATELRSFTQGRGNYTMMFSHYNEAPKNISEEIIKKSQK
- the rpsG gene encoding 30S ribosomal protein S7, whose amino-acid sequence is MRKHQAEKRDVLPDPIYNSKLVTKAVNKIMLDGKRGTAQHILYKAFEIIQEKTKVSPIEVFNKAIENIKPHLELKVRRIGGANYQVPIEVSNERKVTLALRWLINYARLRNEKEMIDRLANEIIDASNGVGGSVKKREDTHKMAEANKAFAHYRW
- the rpsL gene encoding 30S ribosomal protein S12, whose product is MATINQLVRKPRKAKSWKTKAPALNRGVNTLLKKVTKLSSPQKRGVCTRVATMTPKKPNSALRKYARVRLTNGMEVTAYIPGEGHNLQEHSVVLIRGGRVKDLPGVRYHIIRGTLDTTGVNKRMQSRSLYGAKRPKEKK
- a CDS encoding P-loop NTPase family protein, producing MTNKFKFHKKNNKKQLSYDSYDIEYDISNKPIIEIVGNNKSGYTTNTKAIFNELKINANKKIININKNSNNFINYNYLNNNILPLNMKVNKYIKQICSNNINKKQNIKILKNLLSYMNIKKHTRKKIKNLTFQQARQVIIACTLIIELDHNLEREINLKENLYLKNILVNIIKAIKKEEKTIIIASHISNDAHEINNYLILVEFGNILHISKLIKNQNIINLYNKKIKNQNPEINNLQIV
- the tuf gene encoding elongation factor Tu; its protein translation is MAKEAFDRSLPHVNIGTIGHVDHGKTTLTAAITKVLAAKGGAEFKDYANIDNAPEERERGITINTSHVEYKTDKRHYAHVDCPGHADYVKNMITGAAQMDGAILVVAATDGPMPQTREHILLSRQVGVPAIVVFLNKCDMVDDQELIELVEMEVRELLSQYEFDGDGAPVIYGSALGALNGDAKWVEKVEELMNAVDAYIPTPVRDKEKTFLMPVEDVFTITGRGTVATGRVERGVIKTNDEVEIVGLVEERKKVVVTGLEMFRKLLDYAEAGDNVGALLRGVDRNNIERGQVLAKPGTINPHTKLVASVYALTQEEGGRHKPFFNKYRPQFYFRTTDVTGEVHLPQGTDMVMPGDNVELIIELIKPIAVEQGTKFSIREGGRTIGAGTVTGIEK
- a CDS encoding acyltransferase family protein gives rise to the protein MRKSSIEILRFLCALAVVFFHVGGIKELWPTWLYVVFAPIAEVPIPVFIIITGYMSFNNTKNRGVYYIITCLYYYLLFLGVETLLNIDNNSFEFKSILKGGSRWWYLWSMIPVYILGPIFNIISKSLTKRQLLFFIVVLFIIFYSLSRIKYDFPPSAGNVLYLSCGYFVGTWLKKHENDVSLKIRLNCSYAYILLMTLCEIIIFAITNYVDDSPVGPHVLVLAIAIFTIFNNLNIKNKKIYNFLGMLALPIYLFHYSFFEKLLKYLYPLISNLNSNLILLILLLSTSLVIFIFCAIIIYPMNYATKYTNKLMLLIYFKIINKNKAIKAIDQKK